From one bacterium genomic stretch:
- a CDS encoding DUF488 domain-containing protein yields MGFIFTIGYEGASLVSFIGTLKHEGIAALLDVRRDPWSRRPDFRKRGLEPALAAADIAYRHEPRLGVPKEVRERFRDGTDPAGFAGALLASLRFAAWYAAEVLGKNQDLLRELSESVKSTPIALLCYEADPARCHRGLLALELASLTGLPIRHLTPATTAQQP; encoded by the coding sequence ATGGGTTTCATCTTCACCATCGGTTACGAGGGCGCGTCCCTCGTTTCTTTTATTGGAACGCTTAAGCACGAAGGTATAGCGGCGCTCCTCGACGTCCGGCGCGACCCCTGGTCCCGCCGTCCCGACTTCCGAAAGCGCGGGCTGGAGCCGGCCTTGGCCGCCGCCGACATCGCCTACCGTCACGAGCCGCGGCTCGGGGTGCCCAAGGAGGTGCGGGAGCGCTTCCGCGACGGGACGGACCCCGCGGGTTTCGCCGGGGCGTTACTCGCTTCGCTTCGTTTCGCCGCCTGGTACGCCGCCGAGGTGCTGGGAAAAAACCAAGACCTTTTGCGGGAGCTGTCCGAATCAGTCAAGTCGACGCCGATCGCTCTTCTCTGCTACGAGGCCGACCCGGCCCGTTGCCACCGGGGCCTGCTGGCCCTGGAGCTCGCCAGCCTGACCGGCCTCCCCATCCGACACCTCACCCCGGCGACGACGGCGCAGCAGCCGTAA
- a CDS encoding branched-chain amino acid aminotransferase: MDKARYYFLNGGKTAELDFSNLGFDYLRCPYRFEAVFEHGIWRTRGIVEDSVMHLSEGSQALHYGQELFEGMKVQSGSDGKVYAFRPLENARRMNDGARYLQGPPVPEDLFIRGIEEVTLANLPYVPPFGSGAALYVRPFYLGVGDNVGVKPAKSYVFRIFVTPVGPYFKGGFGPDQGKRFRVSEHDRAAPRGTGHIKAGGNYAASFIAGLEAKGHGYAEALYLDPAEHTYIEEIGAANFLGLKGKALVTPESHSILPSITRRSIMEIAEKLFKWPTETRKIPLAELDTLDAAACCGTAAVITWVQEIVGPEKSWTFSFDERWQKLYDELVGIQTAARPDPFGWRYEIKG; the protein is encoded by the coding sequence ATGGACAAAGCACGCTACTATTTCCTGAACGGCGGGAAAACGGCGGAGCTTGACTTCTCGAACCTCGGCTTCGACTACCTCCGCTGCCCCTACCGTTTCGAAGCGGTGTTCGAGCACGGAATCTGGCGGACGCGAGGGATCGTGGAAGACAGCGTCATGCACCTGTCCGAAGGCAGCCAGGCGCTGCACTACGGCCAGGAGCTCTTCGAGGGGATGAAGGTTCAGTCCGGCTCCGACGGCAAGGTGTACGCCTTCCGTCCCCTGGAGAACGCCCGTCGGATGAACGACGGGGCGCGGTACCTCCAGGGCCCTCCGGTGCCCGAGGATCTCTTCATCCGGGGCATCGAGGAGGTCACGCTGGCCAACCTGCCCTACGTGCCGCCCTTCGGATCCGGGGCGGCGCTATACGTGAGGCCCTTTTACCTGGGCGTCGGGGACAACGTGGGCGTCAAACCGGCCAAGAGCTACGTCTTCCGCATCTTCGTCACCCCGGTGGGGCCCTACTTCAAGGGCGGGTTCGGACCCGACCAGGGCAAGCGCTTCCGGGTTTCCGAGCACGACCGGGCTGCGCCCCGGGGCACGGGTCATATAAAGGCCGGCGGCAACTACGCGGCCAGCTTCATCGCCGGACTTGAGGCCAAGGGCCACGGTTACGCCGAGGCGCTCTACCTCGACCCCGCGGAGCACACCTACATCGAGGAGATAGGCGCGGCCAACTTCCTCGGCCTCAAGGGGAAGGCGCTGGTCACCCCCGAATCGCATTCCATCCTCCCCTCGATCACCCGCCGCTCGATCATGGAGATAGCGGAAAAGCTCTTCAAGTGGCCCACCGAAACCCGGAAAATCCCGCTGGCGGAGCTGGACACGCTCGACGCCGCGGCCTGTTGCGGCACCGCCGCGGTGATAACCTGGGTGCAGGAAATCGTGGGGCCCGAGAAGAGCTGGACCTTCTCCTTCGACGAGCGATGGCAGAAGCTCTACGACGAGCTGGTGGGCATCCAGACGGCGGCCAGGCCCGATCCTTTCGGCTGGCGCTACGAGATAAAGGGCTGA
- a CDS encoding T9SS type A sorting domain-containing protein — ISFYLPEAGEVELAVYDAAGRRVATLADGQQTAGEHAVAWDASGHAPGVYLYRLTAGGAALVRRFVVSR; from the coding sequence CTATTTCCTTCTACCTGCCCGAGGCCGGGGAGGTCGAGCTGGCGGTGTACGACGCCGCGGGCCGCCGGGTGGCCACCCTGGCCGACGGTCAGCAAACGGCCGGTGAGCACGCGGTGGCCTGGGACGCCTCCGGTCACGCGCCGGGCGTCTACCTCTACCGCCTTACCGCGGGTGGCGCCGCCCTCGTCCGCCGCTTCGTCGTCAGCCGGTAA
- a CDS encoding Do family serine endopeptidase — protein sequence MDSVEELALKKWKVLTFTLAALVLGLGVFLTIMYVNGPREEAPAATSTVQAINPDDLPRFADTNKAFVAVAQVVGPAVVQVQTVTKVTGSSFPGFDMNPPGFPGGDPFQFFFGPHGGQEKDYYAEGNGSGVIVSSEGYILTNNHVVEGAKEIHVALTDGREFDATVVGVDPSSDIAVIKIEAEGLPVAPLGNSDDLQVGDWVVALGSPFGLENTVTAGIVSATGRTNMRLADYEDFIQTDAAINPGNSGGALVNLSGQVVGINTAIASRTGGYMGVGFAIPVNQARDVMDQLIETGTVTRGWLGVSIQDVTPALRETLGLKDTVKGALVGEVMPDTPAGQAGLKVGDVVVGMDGRAVTDANDLRNRVATVRPGKTVRLELLRDGDERTVTVTVGERPSDLTPVASTTPGGPPTRGGKETVRGITVGSLTSDLKSQLGYDGNTGVVVLDVGGYGGAARAGISPGMVILKVDGVCVNDPGEFGKIVAKTSGPLLLYVWSHGGRSFVALPEEVE from the coding sequence ATGGACTCCGTGGAAGAACTGGCCCTGAAGAAGTGGAAGGTCTTGACCTTCACTTTAGCCGCCCTGGTTCTCGGTTTAGGCGTGTTCCTGACGATCATGTACGTGAACGGCCCCCGCGAGGAGGCCCCCGCGGCGACGAGCACCGTGCAGGCCATCAACCCCGATGACCTGCCCAGATTCGCCGATACGAACAAGGCCTTCGTGGCCGTGGCCCAGGTGGTCGGCCCGGCGGTGGTGCAGGTGCAGACGGTGACCAAGGTCACCGGCTCCTCCTTCCCGGGTTTCGATATGAACCCCCCCGGTTTCCCCGGCGGTGACCCGTTCCAGTTCTTCTTCGGCCCCCACGGCGGGCAGGAGAAGGATTACTACGCCGAGGGGAACGGCTCGGGGGTCATCGTTTCCTCCGAGGGCTACATTCTGACAAACAATCACGTGGTGGAGGGGGCGAAGGAGATCCACGTCGCCCTGACCGACGGGCGCGAGTTCGACGCCACGGTCGTCGGCGTGGATCCCTCCTCCGACATCGCCGTGATTAAGATCGAGGCCGAGGGGTTGCCCGTGGCGCCCCTAGGAAATTCCGACGACCTCCAGGTTGGGGATTGGGTGGTTGCCCTGGGCAGCCCCTTCGGCCTTGAAAACACGGTCACGGCCGGGATAGTGAGCGCCACCGGTCGGACGAACATGCGCCTGGCGGACTACGAGGACTTCATCCAGACCGACGCCGCCATCAACCCGGGCAACTCCGGCGGCGCCCTGGTCAACCTCTCCGGCCAGGTCGTGGGCATCAACACCGCCATCGCCAGCCGCACCGGCGGCTACATGGGTGTGGGCTTCGCCATTCCGGTCAACCAGGCCAGGGATGTCATGGACCAGCTCATCGAGACCGGGACGGTGACGCGGGGCTGGCTGGGGGTTTCCATCCAGGACGTCACCCCGGCGCTGCGCGAGACCCTCGGGCTGAAGGATACCGTGAAGGGCGCGCTGGTGGGCGAGGTCATGCCCGACACCCCGGCCGGGCAAGCCGGGCTTAAGGTCGGCGACGTCGTCGTCGGGATGGACGGCAGGGCGGTGACGGACGCCAACGATCTGCGGAACCGCGTCGCGACCGTCCGCCCCGGTAAAACGGTGCGTCTGGAGCTGCTCCGCGACGGCGACGAGCGGACCGTGACGGTGACCGTCGGCGAGCGGCCCTCCGATTTGACCCCGGTTGCCTCCACCACGCCCGGCGGGCCGCCCACGAGAGGCGGGAAGGAAACCGTCCGCGGCATCACCGTGGGTTCCCTGACCTCCGACCTCAAGTCCCAGCTGGGCTACGACGGCAACACCGGCGTCGTGGTTTTGGACGTGGGGGGCTACGGCGGGGCCGCGCGGGCCGGCATCTCGCCCGGCATGGTCATCCTCAAGGTAGACGGCGTCTGTGTGAACGACCCCGGGGAGTTCGGTAAGATCGTCGCAAAAACTAGTGGACCGCTGCTGCTCTACGTCTGGAGCCACGGCGGGCGGAGCTTCGTCGCCCTGCCCGAGGAAGTAGAGTAG
- a CDS encoding sigma-54 dependent transcriptional regulator has translation MKILIIDDHQPTLALLSAIIKKGGYEPVTASQGAEALNIIRGEEIGVVFTDLVMPGMDGLTFLQEAKGVDADLPVIMMTGQGSVETAVEAMRRGAEDYLSKPIKRDEVLVQIERALEKRKLLRENRELKGELADRYTFETIIGNSRKMQEVFKLIAKVADVDSTVLIRGENGTGKDLVAKAIHYNSKRRDGPFVKIDCTALPEGLLESELFGYKKGAFTGAHRDKPGRVENADGGTLFLDEISELDLPLQAKILRLIQEHRFERLGENQVRDVDIRIVASTNRELEREMEEGRFRRDLFYRLNVVPVTLPPLREREGDIILITKELLERTCQRFNRRLVGISPEAVEALERYPWPGNVRELENLIERIVVLTDGDKVNVTLENLPETILAAEDGFLGHAVAQGLSLDELEREYIKAVLARTSGHKAEAAQILGINRKTLLEKRKRYNLE, from the coding sequence ATGAAAATCCTTATCATAGACGACCACCAGCCCACCCTGGCCCTTCTGTCCGCGATTATCAAGAAGGGCGGCTACGAGCCTGTGACCGCCTCGCAGGGCGCCGAGGCGCTGAACATCATCCGAGGAGAGGAAATCGGCGTGGTCTTCACCGACCTGGTGATGCCGGGGATGGACGGCCTCACCTTCCTGCAGGAGGCCAAGGGGGTGGACGCGGACCTGCCGGTGATCATGATGACCGGCCAGGGGAGCGTGGAAACGGCGGTGGAGGCGATGCGCCGGGGCGCCGAGGACTACCTCTCCAAGCCGATCAAGCGCGACGAGGTCCTGGTCCAGATCGAGCGCGCCCTGGAGAAGCGTAAGCTCCTGCGCGAGAACCGGGAGCTCAAGGGGGAGTTGGCCGACCGCTACACCTTCGAAACCATCATCGGCAACTCGAGGAAGATGCAGGAGGTCTTCAAGCTCATCGCCAAGGTGGCCGACGTGGACTCCACGGTTTTAATACGGGGGGAAAACGGCACCGGCAAGGACCTGGTGGCCAAGGCCATCCATTACAACTCCAAGCGGAGGGACGGACCCTTCGTAAAGATAGACTGCACCGCCCTGCCCGAGGGGCTGCTGGAGAGCGAGCTCTTCGGCTACAAGAAGGGGGCGTTCACCGGGGCCCACCGCGACAAGCCGGGCCGCGTCGAGAACGCCGACGGCGGCACCCTCTTCCTCGACGAAATCTCCGAGCTGGACCTGCCGCTCCAGGCCAAGATCCTGCGGCTCATCCAGGAGCACCGCTTCGAGAGGTTGGGCGAGAACCAGGTCCGCGACGTGGACATCCGCATCGTGGCCTCCACCAACCGCGAACTGGAGCGGGAGATGGAGGAGGGGCGCTTTCGCCGCGACCTCTTCTACCGCCTCAACGTGGTGCCCGTCACCCTGCCGCCGCTGCGCGAGCGCGAGGGCGACATCATCCTCATCACCAAGGAGCTCCTGGAGCGGACCTGCCAGCGGTTCAACCGCCGCTTGGTGGGCATCTCCCCGGAGGCGGTCGAGGCCCTGGAACGCTACCCCTGGCCCGGCAACGTCCGCGAGCTGGAGAATTTAATCGAGCGCATCGTCGTGCTCACCGACGGCGATAAGGTCAACGTCACCCTGGAGAACCTCCCGGAGACCATCCTGGCCGCCGAGGACGGCTTTCTGGGGCACGCCGTGGCTCAGGGGCTCTCCCTGGACGAGCTGGAGCGGGAGTACATAAAGGCGGTCCTGGCCAGGACCAGCGGTCACAAGGCCGAGGCCGCCCAGATTCTGGGCATCAACCGTAAGACCCTTTTAGAGAAGCGCAAGCGGTACAACCTGGAGTGA
- a CDS encoding LysM peptidoglycan-binding domain-containing protein has protein sequence MKKFFPILLVILFVLPAFAQGEVELSDAERDRIKAELNADEETTGLSREELVAKYDGEAADLNGKAAPIEAENEALRTRLNDLEKQIQDVNAEARKYEIPVEPPKKYDTYVVVDGDCLWMIAENVWGWQRCAEWPRIYEVNKDLIKDPDLIYPGWSLNIPLDK, from the coding sequence ATGAAAAAATTCTTCCCGATCCTCCTGGTTATCCTCTTCGTTCTCCCGGCCTTCGCTCAGGGTGAAGTGGAACTCTCCGACGCGGAGAGGGATCGCATCAAGGCCGAACTAAATGCTGACGAAGAGACGACCGGATTGAGCCGCGAAGAGCTCGTCGCGAAGTACGACGGCGAGGCTGCCGACCTGAACGGCAAAGCTGCGCCCATCGAGGCCGAGAACGAGGCGCTGCGCACTCGTCTGAACGACCTCGAGAAGCAGATCCAGGATGTCAACGCCGAAGCCCGCAAGTACGAGATTCCCGTCGAGCCGCCGAAGAAGTACGACACCTACGTCGTAGTCGACGGTGACTGCCTCTGGATGATCGCCGAGAACGTTTGGGGTTGGCAGCGTTGCGCCGAATGGCCGCGGATTTATGAGGTCAACAAGGACCTCATCAAGGACCCGGACCTTATCTATCCCGGCTGGAGCCTCAACATCCCCCTCGATAAGTGA